The genomic window tggggcggtaacattcgcggtgaaatgcgcatgctgccgtcataagcgcagggaattcaacatcgagcgttttatcgcctatacttacactaagggggaccacgaaaacatgactgagtattctttttccacactttggcgactggtagggcctccagagtcccaaatatcagtattaaaatggttaaaaagttgattttgcataatatgtcccctttaaactttaacaactgtgaaagttgtgtagtgtAGTTTAACTAGATCTTAAAGTGTATCTAATGTGTTGGTGTAACAGTTTACAAGCTATGTTGAGGCTGCATGAAATCATTTCCCCTCCCATGTGAAATGATGTAACGCGTTCACCTTGCAGAGTAAAGGCGGCCTCTACACTGGTTTCATCAAGGTCCATTTTCAGTTAGTCCGTCCCGTCTCCCTCCCGTCTGCACAAGAGGGCGATCACCAGGCGGCCAGACGGACGAAGCGGCGGACGTCTTTCTACCTCCCCAAAGACGCTGCAAAACACCTGCACATAAGCTCCCAAACACGGGTACTGGACGTCATCGAGGCTTTGCTCAACAAGTTCACCGTGGTGGACAATCCAGCCAAATTTGCCCTGTTTGAACGCACTGAGAGACAAAGTCAAGGTATCGGTCTTAATATTGTGTATCTACAGCAAAACAAGACAGTGTTGatttgttgtgttcattttctctcctttttccgTAGTGTACATGCGTAAACTGTCTGGCGACGAATGTCCACTCTACTTACGCTTGTGTGCTGGACCCAGTGAAAAAGTCCTGAGTCTGGTTTTGAAGGAAAACGAGACAGGGGAAATCAACGTAAGTTGGCAGATTTCTATATGCTAAGCTGTTGGTGTACTCTGTAATGTTTTAATACAGacttgctctctctcctccacagtGGGATGCGTTTAGCTTTCCCGAGCTGTGCAACTTTCTGCGAATCCTGCAGCGCGAGGAGGAAGAGCACGTGCGGCAGATTGTGAAGCGATACGCTCTCACTCGGGAGAGGATGAAGCAGGCCATGGCGAGGATCACGAGTCCTGCTTGACTCAGTATCGTCACTGTGTTGTGGATCGGTCCGAACTTTTACGTATAAAAGGTTAATTAACAAGCAGGGATTACATTTAATGAGAAGCACCTAAATGCACCGGCACTTTTCGTGCAAGTTTAGCCACTGttgtgaagaagaaaacaaactatGCTGCTCTGTTAGGTCATTTATAgtggtggttaaaaaaaaaacatctcgtCGTTTTATGTTACAGTTAGTTTCATTCATCTTTTTAAGACTCTTTAATTATTGGCACTTTAATAATCCTATGTAATGGATCTGGACAAGTTAATGTGAAACAATGTTTGTATTCTAATAATCTATTAAATGGTGATAATAGTTCATGGATTTCTTTTTACATTGATTACACTAcattgggggtggagtggctcagtggttaagaccggtaccctgtgtgcgaaagacatcatggtcgcaagttcgactccacccctggctgattgttcTCAATTCCAGTGTAAggcgctttggataaaagcatctgctaaatgacatgtaatgtcatgaTTGCTATTTTCGGTATTAACAAAAAGTATTTATGGCCATAAAAGGACTCTGGAACCGTATAGTACATTTGTATGTAATTGCTGTATGTCTCATTATAGAAGTTAGTATCTGTACCACCTGCACCATTAATATTTGTATTGGTTCTTTAATTGGGTAAAAAAGAACTGAATCTTTCCCAGAATCAAGTCATTCTGGGGAAGAAACAACCTTTTACTCAAAAGTTTGGAGCTACAGTCACTTTTTGGCAAgtgaaaaacagcattttatttgACTCTTTACAGATAAAGGCAAAGGGGAACTTCAAGCAAACAaaccttgtctttttttatgtgacgTACCCTTTgtttataatttaataataataaaataactccTAGAAGaacaataggtcctcgcaccactgtgtgagtgcttgggccctaataaaaacatgttcatgttaAATATGGATGTCTTCTTGTATATGAGAATTGATTCCCCGTGTGTAACAAACTTCTCGGCTAAATAAAAGGGGGGATGCAAATCTCGGCAGCTGTAAAACCAGCTCTGCCAAGAAATGCAccccttatttattttattttttagagcCTTTAGAATAAAATGTGGTGCtcatgttatatttatataatataatatatatatatctacttGCATATGAGAGTTAACTTCACGCGTGTAACAAACTTCCTGGCTAAAGTacattacagtaaatgtaattcattactttccaccacTGCCAAAATCCCACATATTTAGTAATCGCCTTGAATCCGCCGCTCGCCATAAAAGTATGACGTAATCGATGTCCGACGGTTTCCGCTTCAGCTGTGCGCGTTCCCGTCACACGCACGTCATTCTCGCCAAGCACCAACACACAACTCGTCCCAGTTCAGCCTCCCGTCCACGTGGTGGCGACAGCTCGCCGCGTTGTCGTTACCAGCGACAAGAAATAAGCGTAGAGGAGCGACGCGTTACGTTGTGTTAGCATAAACACTGCTAGCACAGCCAGCcgcgattgtgtgtgtgtgtaatgtagtgTGCAGTCCAGATCGAACGAGAGTAAATCAGTACATTTCAAATTCATCAAAGACAAAGTGTCACCGTCGAGCGGACAGCTTTTTAAGGTACGTGTCCAGCTGTGCTGACACTGCTTGTCACATCGGCTTCTGTTAGCCTCCTGCAACGACGTTGTACGTTATTTTATAATCCCGGTGGAAACATGTTGACCCGGCTAATGCTAATAAGAGGTTAAATGTATTTATCTAATGGCAGGGTTAGTGGTCACGCGACACGATAGCGGTTAACGTCCGCGAGCCAAGTTAGCCGGCCCTGTTCAGGTGTTGCCGAACATTCTAGACTCGACGTGGAGCTGAGAGTGTTGTTGTTCAGGGATTTTCCAAACGTCTCACGTCAGTTTATACCCCTTGGACAGCGTGACACAGCAGGGTGGCCAGTATTTGGCAGCGCTGTGGCCATGTAGAGTTGTGTGGCTGCACTGTCATGTCACTGAATTGCCGTATTCACAAACCATGGATGCAGACTTCCTGAATTAAGAACCAGCGGGACCGCAATAaatccctgttttttttgtcttctattATGTTGAGTCATCAAAGGTAAGGTATAATTAGAAAAAACAGTTACAGGAATAGAATCACGACATCAAAGGCGTGGGTTGTTGTAACAGTTGTATGAAAGACCTCTCAGTCTCTCTGCTGGAATTTATTATAAGACGAAAGTCTTATCTTTCCAGTCATTTCAGGACCCCCTGATTTACAAACGTCCAGTTTATACTATACAAAAGTACGTTTGCATGAATGTATAAACACGCTTATAATGCTATTACAGAAAGGCTCTGCCCACATAAACCAACGACGAAGGAGGAAACGACAGAGAGTATGAGAGTGGTGGAGTAAAGAGAGTTGTAAAATTGCGTTTGCATCCTCTCAGGTctgcgaaggccaccgtagtccCCTGACACGCATGGGGCAAAGAGAGGGGTTTGtctcattagatgtcaccaattcttacaacctggagctttaaaaaaaaataataatcttgattttttttttacttcactaaAATATGTGTCTATAGTAACATGTTTCTGAAACATTACAATGCTTTTTAATAACATATTTTGttaagaaaagaacattttattatatctaAAGTAAAATCAGTACTTTTGTTTCCTAATAATTAGGATGCTCAGTATTTGTGCTCATTTTCTGAAAGcttattttggtcaggataatcatGACGGAAAACTGTCACATTGCCTCATGCCTAATTGCTACAGTGTTTTTGCTgtattattcttttcttttttcatatataACTTGAAAAATATCACTTTCTCAGTGTGATGTATAATGgcagaaaaaaataaccatCTTTCCTTCATGTGTTACTTTTCTGAAGTCAGATTTCCTGAAGGAGACGTTTCATCTGGTACAGTGACACTGTAGCACCGCTGGCAGCCCTGTGACCCAAGAAAATAATGTGCTGCAGCTGAAGATGGGTGGTAGTGGCTCCAAATCCAAAGGATTTTGGCCTTTTTCTGGCTCAGGTAGTGTGGACGATCCAACCAAAGATGGAAACGAGCAGTCAATTGCAAGAGTTCGGAGTTTCACTGGTGCAACCCCTTTTGTGTTTACCAGACGAAGGTAAATAATAACCCAAGGGTCATATAATCTCCATCAATGTTCTTAATGTGCCTTAAAACAAGGGCTGTAAAAAAGatttttgtcatcatttatttatttgttgatgtACTGAtgcatttggtccataaaatgtatgAAACAGGTGAAACATGTCAATAGGTTTTTCCTAAACATCAAAATGACATTGTcttcaaatgtgttgtcatcTACAAACCAACAACATTCAGTTTATTCTCATAGGGGactaaagaaaccagaacacattgtgaagctgaaatcacatgtttttttttacttttttatataaCCTAAGATAAACTTATAAAATAAGATTCTAGGTTTTattacacattaaaaacaatgaacaattATCAACATATTAACAGTATCCAaacctcatttatttatttttggctaCAGTTGGACATAATATGCAAACAAATAGTTTTTCTCTCCGCTGCAGCTCTCTGTTCTTTGATGAAGATGGTGACTTGGCCCACGAGTTTTATGAAGAGACAATTGTGACAAAAAATGGACGTAAAAAGGCCAAGCTGAAAAGGGTTCTCAAGAATCTAACACCTCAGGTGAGTAGATCATAAATCTTGACCACTTCTTGACTCACCAGCACCAGTTCCCTGTGTTGTTTCTAATGTAACCTAATTTCCATCCTCTTTGTGTCCCTCCAGGGAATTATAAAGTTGGACCACCCGTGCATCCATGTAGATTTCCCAGTTGTCCTCTGTGAAGCCTGACACTGTCTGTGGATTGTCTCAGATTAGTAACTGTGTCAACTCTGTCCCGTGGTTCCCCTTCCACTGGAAGCCCGAACcaccttttaaaataacatgatcTCTTGATATATTTGATGCTCTTATGTGGACAAGCAGATGCAATGTTGCTGAGCCTCTCTGCATGTGATCTTTTGGCTTGTGTGCAGACACAGTATAGGTCACCAGTGGGAATATAGAACCCTTCCAAGTGGGCAAAACCTCCTCAGTTTACAGATTGtggtttgtgtgcatgtatgttttgATATGTGTGCAGACACAGGATGAAATGTAACACTCATGACTTTGTGGCTGCCGATTGTTTTCTGGTAAAATTCCCCGAACTCTTGGGTGTTCAAGGAGAATGAAGCCAGTTGTGTTTTCTCCCCCACAGTCGTATTAATCCATCAAGCAACAAAGTTTAGATGCACACTTGAGTTTTTTGACACCATCTTGACTTGCTTTATGATGCATGGAACAGGATCTGCTTATCGGTAACAACCAGGGGAGATGAAAATCAGCGGCCCACAAAATCTGAAGTGGATTAACATCATGTTATAACGTTGGATGGACTGGCTTCAGTGACCTTGGAGTCTCACATGTACACAGAGTTTAATAAGAGatcctgttgttttctttgctgcttTGGCATATTGTGTctcacatttaatttattatataactgtttgttttttttaattacaatatGAAATCCTGAACTGGgtcatggcttttttttttctccatttccaTTATCTTTGAACAGCATGTGCACAAGTCATCACAAGTCATCAGGCACTGTGGGgtaagcaaaaaaagaaaaaccccatCATGATTCCAGTGTAAACGTCTGGATTTTGTTGATGTTTAAGGACACAGACGTCATGTTGTGGGAAGGTTTTcaaaggagtaaaaaaaaaaaagtcagcaggAGACTGAGGAGTTCACATACtactaaatataaaaataataattttcaaaTGTTGAATTTCACTGAAAAATAAGAAAGCAATTTAGGCCTAAGTTTGGGGATAAACAGTATTTGATGGAAGAAACTCATTGCTTACGACCTACTGACCAAAATATGGCCTAGAACAGGGGTGTcgaactcatttttgttcaggggccacatacagcacaatttgatctcaagggggccggaccagtaaaaatagtaaaataatagcataataacctatgaacaacaagaacccctttgttttttctcctttgttttacatttactgaaggataattttacaaaacataaaatttcttgagaaatataagtgcaatttcaacaatatcatgcctaaatttattatttacacagcacactggatctataaaggcacaacaTTTTATGGAGGTGATTGTGTCTGGTCAAAGTTGAGAGAATTGAAGGTTATCTACACAATCTCAATAATGAGAAAGGGGTTTCTGCAAAGCCATCTCTGATATTGCGCCCCTTAAAGGATAAAGAGGGCTGCGCCAAAATCCACTCCGCTTTATTGTGTTCCCAAAATGAACTTGCTCAGCATGTGTCCTCTGGGCAAACTTTATCCTCAAACCAGTCTTGCAGAGACATGATAATTCAGTTACTTTTACTAAACTGTAATAATATTCAAGGGATGGGCAGAGAATTGCGATGTTGGAAAGAAAACAGTTGACTCAGTACGCCACACGTATGTGGTTTGTCTTTGCTGACAAATGTTTGCACATTCTCAAACATGAAATTCCCAAAGTGAAGgagttattattaaaaaaaaagaatataaaaaaagaaagaaaaagagaaataatttTTTACATTCTTAGAAACCAgtggtctaaaaaaaaacagaaaaataagaacagaaaataaactaTTATCAGCAAGTGTTTcaatgtgtataaataaatagtaaatatattattaatgtgtaaTCATGAATACATTACAAATATGGTGTTGAAATGTGTCAACAACTTCAAGCAGAGATCTCAAACCATTTTGACGTCATTCCTTAACCATTAACTTTAACAAAAGCTTATCAGTAAAGTCTGTTTACCTTCTCTGCCcttaaagaatgtgtttttgtgattacATAATGATGATTACTTTGAATAAGTTACCTTCATACTGCTTACAAATTCAAAAAGGAAAAGTTGGTAGTGAGGTCATTTCCATGCATGTCATAGTTCGACTGAGGTGGAGTCTCCTGGACATTTAAGTTCAAGCCAGTGGTGATTTTCAACAGAGCACAAACAGCGCTCGCTTCTGTTAAATGGAATATAATATCAGGCGAATAACAAGCTTTATACCTGCATGCACGCACCCTGATCAGCTCCACTGATCTACTTTCCtttggagaggagaggaagtatAGTAGCTGGTAAGTGTTTGGATATATGTTGacaaagtatttttaaaaacattatgttaTAAAGAATCATATTGTTTGactttttaacatcacacacacacacacatttgccaaAATGCATTATGAGATCACATTCAATCTCAAATGTATAGTACAACAGCTGCCAACAACCTTTAAATCAAAGTAACTCTTGACTGTTTATATCTGAATTGTGTCTTTTGAAGTGGAAACTGCTTCTCTGTTGTTTGTATTGACAATGTCTGAAATCCTCTTTGTTAAAAAACGAGGCATTCACAATTGTTTTCCCcccaacacacaaaaaaaacaaccttcatcTGATTTGTGAAAATGCCTCAACCACATTTCCACaaacccacacaaaaaaaaacactatacaTAGACTTGTCAACTCTGGACTAGATTACAGATTATTGAGAGACATACCATCAGAAAAGCTGCCTGAAATGTCCTCTGGAAAGAAAGATCGAACAGTAAAATGTGCCATTTtgtattttcacaaataaaggGTTGCACAAATTTGATTTATAATGTAATTTGATTTTGtaattgatgttttattttgaatgtctcCATGTTGGAAAGGCGTGGAAAGAAATCTAGATATATTTAATCATAACACCATctcccatgttaaaaaaaaatatctaaattaatctgtacatttgaaaaaaattatTACGGGATTAAGGGAACATCTGAATCACACAGCAATGTCTTCACTGATATGTTATGGCTGTAGATTGTATAACTCCTTTACCATAAATACCATATTGTGACATCCACCAACCAAACACAATTTCACAACATAAAAAGcaggaaatgacaaaacatATGCTTTCAACAtagcttttcttcttttttcttctacttATTTCCTCAAAATACCTGATGGGTGATGGTTTTGTTGAAGTTTTTCtcgtcataaaataaaataaaataaaataaaggagcGAAGCAGTTATTGATATACAAGGAATTTGCTTTGGTGGCTTTAGGgtcaaacaacaaagaaaaaaaacacctaataatattacaacttttttaatattacaaatttatactcgaaagatttttttttcttacaagaaaataagaataaagcTAGACTTG from Solea senegalensis isolate Sse05_10M linkage group LG4, IFAPA_SoseM_1, whole genome shotgun sequence includes these protein-coding regions:
- the rassf1 gene encoding ras association domain-containing protein 1 isoform X1, translating into MSKCELIELKDLSLSDSIELAAPAARSAPPPPGNTGEPCSFHVVRLVGDSVSIEGPGCPTGETGVGHHDFQPYSHAHPTWCDLCGEFIWGLYKQSLRCSKCTYTCHHRCRPFIRLDCSTDGSLSTDLADFPADAVETDTNVDERTDFCKRELSVGAIEQKIKEYNVQLNSNLHMMVSKGGLYTGFIKVHFQLVRPVSLPSAQEGDHQAARRTKRRTSFYLPKDAAKHLHISSQTRVLDVIEALLNKFTVVDNPAKFALFERTERQSQVYMRKLSGDECPLYLRLCAGPSEKVLSLVLKENETGEINWDAFSFPELCNFLRILQREEEEHVRQIVKRYALTRERMKQAMARITSPA
- the rassf1 gene encoding ras association domain-containing protein 1 isoform X2; amino-acid sequence: MMTWGNTSDSVCSLDGGSEPEVFFTACTSFFDKVKESTDERTDFCKRELSVGAIEQKIKEYNVQLNSNLHMMVSKGGLYTGFIKVHFQLVRPVSLPSAQEGDHQAARRTKRRTSFYLPKDAAKHLHISSQTRVLDVIEALLNKFTVVDNPAKFALFERTERQSQVYMRKLSGDECPLYLRLCAGPSEKVLSLVLKENETGEINWDAFSFPELCNFLRILQREEEEHVRQIVKRYALTRERMKQAMARITSPA
- the tusc2b gene encoding tumor suppressor 2, mitochondrial calcium regulator b; amino-acid sequence: MGGSGSKSKGFWPFSGSGSVDDPTKDGNEQSIARVRSFTGATPFVFTRRSSLFFDEDGDLAHEFYEETIVTKNGRKKAKLKRVLKNLTPQGIIKLDHPCIHVDFPVVLCEA